In Dehalococcoidales bacterium, the following are encoded in one genomic region:
- the ruvB gene encoding Holliday junction branch migration DNA helicase RuvB, which translates to MDRIVSGKTSTEDVSLDTSLRPRCLDDFIGQNKVKGNLGIAIAAAKGRGEPLDHLLLYGPAGLGKTTLAYIIAAEMQVNIRITSGPAIERSGDLAAILTNLRSQDILFIDEIHRLNRTVEEVLYPAMEDFALDLIIGKGAGAKSLRLNLPKFTLIGATTRFAMLSSPLRDRFGAIYHLDFYDQSSIETILKRSAAILGIKAEAGGLEEIARRARGTPRVANRLLKRVRDYAQVKADGVATQAVAIEALSRLEIDPNGLDDTDRKVLLTIIEKFNGGPVGLETIAAAISEEADTIMDVYEPYLLQLGFLDRTSRGRVATPLAYQHLGLPYNNKEKPPQGSLW; encoded by the coding sequence ATAGATCGCATCGTATCGGGTAAGACCAGTACCGAAGATGTATCACTTGATACCAGCTTACGCCCGCGCTGTCTTGATGACTTCATCGGGCAGAACAAGGTCAAGGGAAACCTGGGAATAGCCATCGCGGCGGCGAAGGGCAGAGGCGAGCCACTGGATCACCTGCTGCTCTACGGCCCGGCCGGCCTGGGCAAGACAACCCTGGCTTACATCATCGCCGCGGAAATGCAGGTCAATATACGGATTACTTCCGGCCCGGCAATAGAGCGCAGCGGAGACCTGGCGGCTATACTGACCAATCTCCGCAGCCAGGACATACTCTTTATTGATGAAATCCACCGCCTGAACCGGACGGTGGAAGAGGTACTGTACCCGGCCATGGAGGACTTTGCCCTGGACCTTATTATCGGCAAGGGGGCCGGCGCTAAAAGCCTGCGGTTAAACCTGCCCAAATTCACCCTGATTGGAGCCACCACCCGCTTTGCCATGCTCAGCTCACCCCTCCGTGACCGCTTCGGCGCCATTTATCACCTCGATTTTTACGACCAGTCATCTATTGAAACAATCCTGAAACGTTCTGCCGCTATTCTGGGTATAAAAGCTGAAGCCGGAGGTCTGGAAGAAATTGCCCGCCGTGCCCGCGGAACACCCCGCGTGGCCAACCGGCTGCTCAAACGTGTTAGAGACTACGCTCAGGTGAAAGCCGACGGAGTAGCTACCCAAGCGGTAGCCATTGAAGCTCTGTCCAGGCTGGAAATTGACCCCAACGGCCTGGACGATACCGACCGCAAGGTACTGCTCACCATAATTGAAAAGTTCAACGGAGGGCCGGTGGGACTGGAGACCATCGCCGCCGCCATCAGCGAGGAGGCGGACACCATCATGGATGTCTACGAACCCTACCTGCTGCAACTGGGCTTCCTGGACAGGACATCTCGCGGCCGGGTCGCTACCCCCCTCGCCTACCAGCACCTCGGACTGCCCTATAATAATAAGGAAAAGCCCCCGCAGGGGAGTTTGTGGTGA
- a CDS encoding DNA-directed RNA polymerase subunit beta': ITTAISENLDRYGSIYMMATSGAKGNISQIRQMAGIRGLMTNPSGRIIDFPIKSSFREGLSVLEYFISTHGARKGLADTALRTSESGYLTRRLIDASHDVIIFEEDCETLDGLWIFEPQEKGLLPSFAERIIGRLAASKVLDPRSGQTIVDRNEEIDEQKIEEIIAAGITSVHARSPISCQARRGICQRCYGRDLSRGRLVNLNTAVGIIAAQSIGEPGTQLTLRTFHTGGVVGVDITSGLPRVEELFEARLPKASAILADITGVAEVIHDDEGDRIKINSSETFSDEYTVPAGYKVAVEDGQWVDIGMELARPRPESKTKGKAETTALTGESQPILANSTGQVTIKGKKLTIVYEEKEEREYSVPATTHIRVQTGDLIKAGQQLTDGSINPQEMLHILGREAVQQYLVDEVQRVYRSQGVNINDKHIEIIIHQMLAKVRIDSSGDTELIPGELIDRFQYEDNNAEVLAEGGEPATAHTVLLGTTRASLSTNSWLAAASFQETTKVLTEAAVRGAVDRLAGLKENVIIGRLIPARSPVSEEIILPAIEVPPEALELDLTPIPGIGGEEIIDETSQLIEEEEPDEMDENLLDEVTDLEE, translated from the coding sequence AGATTACTACCGCTATCTCCGAGAACCTTGACCGTTACGGTAGCATCTACATGATGGCAACATCCGGAGCTAAAGGAAACATCTCCCAGATCCGGCAGATGGCCGGTATCCGGGGACTGATGACCAACCCCTCCGGCAGGATAATTGATTTTCCAATCAAATCCAGCTTTCGTGAGGGCCTCAGCGTGCTGGAATACTTTATTTCAACCCACGGCGCCCGCAAAGGGCTGGCCGATACCGCTCTCAGAACATCAGAAAGCGGATACCTTACCCGGCGGCTTATCGATGCTTCCCATGATGTCATCATCTTCGAGGAAGACTGCGAGACTCTGGACGGTCTCTGGATATTCGAGCCCCAGGAAAAAGGCCTGTTGCCATCCTTTGCTGAGAGGATTATCGGCCGCCTGGCGGCCAGCAAGGTGCTCGACCCCCGAAGCGGCCAGACCATTGTCGACCGTAACGAAGAAATCGACGAACAGAAGATAGAAGAGATTATCGCTGCCGGTATCACCTCGGTCCACGCCAGGTCTCCTATTAGCTGCCAGGCCCGCCGCGGCATCTGTCAGCGCTGCTACGGACGGGACCTGTCACGGGGTCGCCTGGTTAATCTCAATACGGCGGTTGGCATCATCGCTGCCCAGAGCATCGGTGAACCGGGTACGCAGCTGACCTTACGCACCTTCCACACCGGCGGTGTGGTGGGGGTTGACATCACCAGCGGTCTACCCAGAGTAGAGGAGCTCTTTGAAGCCAGACTACCCAAGGCTTCAGCTATTCTCGCTGATATAACCGGGGTCGCCGAAGTTATTCATGACGATGAGGGAGACAGGATTAAGATTAACAGCTCGGAAACATTCAGTGATGAATACACAGTACCTGCCGGGTATAAAGTTGCGGTGGAGGACGGGCAGTGGGTGGATATCGGGATGGAACTGGCCCGGCCCAGGCCGGAAAGCAAGACTAAAGGCAAAGCGGAAACAACGGCTTTGACCGGTGAGTCCCAACCTATCCTGGCTAATAGCACGGGACAGGTCACCATCAAAGGCAAGAAACTGACAATCGTCTACGAGGAGAAGGAAGAGCGCGAATATTCCGTCCCGGCGACTACCCACATTCGTGTCCAGACTGGAGACCTGATAAAAGCCGGACAGCAACTCACCGATGGCTCAATCAATCCTCAGGAGATGCTGCACATCCTGGGCAGGGAGGCCGTCCAGCAATACCTGGTAGATGAGGTGCAAAGGGTCTACCGCTCCCAAGGAGTGAATATCAATGACAAACATATCGAAATCATCATCCATCAGATGCTGGCCAAGGTGCGCATCGATTCCTCGGGAGATACCGAGCTGATACCCGGAGAGCTAATCGACCGGTTCCAGTACGAAGATAACAACGCCGAGGTACTGGCGGAGGGAGGTGAACCGGCCACTGCCCACACCGTGCTGCTGGGCACAACCAGAGCCTCGCTGAGCACCAACAGCTGGCTGGCGGCAGCCTCTTTCCAGGAGACCACCAAGGTACTGACTGAAGCCGCCGTCAGGGGTGCCGTGGACAGGCTGGCCGGACTCAAGGAGAACGTAATTATCGGCCGCCTGATACCGGCACGCTCTCCAGTCTCTGAGGAGATAATACTGCCAGCCATTGAAGTTCCCCCGGAGGCCCTGGAGTTAGACCTGACACCCATCCCGGGCATCGGAGGAGAGGAGATCATCGACGAAACGAGCCAACTGATTGAAGAGGAGGAACCGGATGAAATGGACGAGAACCTCCTGGATGAAGTGACCGATCTGGAAGAATAA